Genomic window (Cucumis sativus cultivar 9930 chromosome 2, Cucumber_9930_V3, whole genome shotgun sequence):
TAAGTCCTGTTTGCAGAGGTTCGTATACGAAACGTCTCAAAATAATACGAGGAGTGGGAGATTTATAgttcaaaaattatatttatctttaaataatAGTTCATATTAGTCAATCACCATAGAATATATAATCACTATATATGGTAATGCATAGGTTAGtacataaaatttttagttcaacaagCGTATAGAAAGAGTTaatgattatatattaaagttatttaaatgttatatCTTTCTCGAAAATGTTGAATTAAGGTCATTTATAAGTTACAACGTCTTTTTTCTAACACCTGCTCGGGTGGAATGTGGCTTAGCATTAGTGCTATTGCTTGCTCGTGTTGTTGTTTCTCATCGAGTGAAACTCTACAAACTACTAGACTATTTATTATAGCTTTTACAATGAGTAATTAGTTATCCAATTAATGAGAAGAAGTTACTTTAAACCTAACTCTCACCAATTCTTTAATGGTACTTATACTTCTAACAATTAATCCGACATACAATTGGGATAAAAACTATACTAAAACTTTAACAATCATCTCTTGCTACTAACGAACTGGAGATTTTTTGGACCTATCCAACTTTTGGGTGGGTCAAATTGCAACGCTAACAAGATCTTCAATATTAACCcttaaaatttagattgagTATTTGGAACGAACTGTTAAgttatttgtttactttttctttttaagtataatttttattaagagattttttcaaaaatagaaaaaattgacaaactatttacactcgAGAGAACAAAACTACTAAAAGACaaagttttagattttctaTAAAGTGTAAATGTTTTGTCAAATGTTCTATttcttacaattttctttttactaacttaaaatacttaaatttgtCTACAACACgtattaataactaaaatttcataaaacttagaggttaaatataaaaattcaacatacTTGTTACAAACTTCTTAATAATAGgtatgaatttaatatttacaagttataatatatatttttaaaaaatgtaacccGTATTCCGcccaataaattttttttaaaaaaaaattcaacccaACCTAACTCTTATAATTTGGGTTGGATAATCGGGTTGTAGGGttatttaaacacttttaCTTGTTAcataaacaatatttcaaaactccAATTTGGTACCATATTTAGTATTGGCTTAcctttgtaatttttgtattaaagTGATTACTATTTTGTTCTCAAAGCCAAATAGTTTTCACGttcaaatacatattattataactcaaactaaaataagttttatcCGAACccaaactatttttaattttgttggttttagttttggtatagttttaaaatgtttattttgatcCATAGTTAGAGCTATCAATTTAGCTGGTAGTGACAACATATGAAGAAGCATAGTGTTAACAATATGGTTGCTATTTTGGTTATAGTTACGATCAAACGATAACAATATACGTAATTGTATGTAATCGATATACAATTACCCATCAATAGCAtcttaaagataaaattagaagaaaaagaaatgtgtaaACGTGGAAGGATGAATGTTGAATGATGAACGAATGGGATGGGTCCAGTTTTGGCATGTCTTCAAGAGCTGTTGTGTTGTTGTAACAACGGAAATCTGTTGTGCTTCAAACTTCTTCGATTctacattttctcttttttcttcttcttcttgttgccttttctcttcctttacTCATaccttccttcttcttcccacaatttatattttcaaccaatttttcttttccctttcttaAATTCAATCTCTCTATGAAATTCTACTTTCCCCCAATATGTTCAATTTTGAAGATGAACTCATAATTCAACCAGGAATTTCATGGTTAATCTGGATTCAGCTTCTTGTTATTCtcctcatcttcttcctttgttgTCTTACAATCTTCGCTTTCGATTTCTCCAAATCCAATACTACTGATTTCAACTCCACTGCCGCCATTGCCTCCTCCTCTTCCCCTACTCGCTTCCTTTCTCATTCTACTCACAGCGGGAAGAACATTCTTCCTAACCCCAACATCAGAATTGGCCCTAATCCACCGCGTAATGCGCAGGTATGCTGTTTCTCGTCCTCTCTTTGTATTTGTAGCTGGTGTATGAAATTTTTCACGACTTTAGGGTCGAGGAGTTTTCTTTTACAGAATCTGGTTAAATCCCTTGGTGTtgtttcactttcttttccaattttggATTTCTAGATTCCGCCATAGCTACGGATTTAATCGCATGGTTGTTTTCGCCTTGATTGATCGCCTTTTTGTGTTGGGTAATGGGAGAGAATTTAGGTCATACAGAACGCTTTAGGTCGATTTATGAATTGAATGTTTCGTTTAGATTACATAGGAAGATTGGTGTTGATAGTGTCGAGAGGTTCTCTCTGATGCTTGAAAATCTGGGaggtttttcaattttatgaagAGGTTAGTTACTCCGTGTGAACTATAATGGCCAAAATTTTCCTTGATTCAACTACATTCTCCAACGTAGAGCCAAGATTCTTGGGTAGTGGGACAAAGAACGAAAAACTTGCCTTAAGGCCTTGCGAAATTGTAATATTTGCACAATTGGGTGGATGGAGATTTCTGCTGGAAGCTCTTGCTTGCTTGTACCTATCCAAAACGATTCagaataaaaatttagttagAAATTGTGTTGGGTGGGTTTTGCATTTAAGGCGCTTTGCAAGTCAACACTAGGTATGGTGTTTGAGTATAGACCATGTTGCTGACAGCCAGGTAAAAGTTTTGGAACTGAATGTCTGCATTAGCTTTGATCTTGCTCTGTTCTTGAGCTGAATGTTGCTGGAGCTCAGccaaaattacattttatcaCGTTGCAGCTATTGGCCAATAGcagaattaaaattgaaacttgtCATTAGCATAGTATAGGAGGGGGTGTCTTCCATACACAATCAAGAAAGGGGGTCATGTTGAAGTGGCATTGCACCAAAATTCTACTTGAggaatatcaagaaatggaTCAGAAAAAGTGTATCTGAGATGATGGAGAAGGAAAACCCATGTAAGGAGCCTTGTGATTTTACTGAATGACAAAATAGATGGcacaaatgacaaaattgaCATCAGCAATCTGCCACAACTTCCTTTAAAGAGCTTGAAATCCTTAAGAGCGCTTTCGCTGGGTCTTATCCAAGGACATTTTTTAACTTCACTTCGTTCTGAACCAAAGGCTTTATGGATCTCCTCAACCAAGTAGACACTCTCACTCTTCATTTATCTCACCAATTCCTTTCTCAGGAGACTCAAATCTTTACTCCATTTCCTTCTATGGAATGGTAATGGATTAAACAGCTTCTAGTCCATGGATGCAATCCTgttctcaaagaaaaaaataaatatgaataaggTGTTCTATTAATGCTCAAAAGCTATAGTTCAGAGAAATGGTGTTAGCTTTTGGTGACTATTAACCCTCTCTCTACTAGATTGTTCCTGTCCTCGTAGATTACCTCCTCGTGTATTCCTGTCCTAATTTGCAACTAACTAGCCAGCCCCACAAAAAATGGTAATGGATAGCTTCAATACCATGGATGGGATCCTTATCTCAATGAAGAtcacaaatacaaataatttcttttatgaataCTTTAAGAGAGGAATGGTGTTAACGTTTCATGAAGATCATACTAGATTCTTCTTGCTCCCTTAAATCATCCCCTCGTAAGCCAACATTTTGGTAACTGgagtttattttattgctTACATAAGGAGTAATTACTACCCAGGTAACTGAATGAGTGGATCCTCTGTACCAGAGTGTTATGCTTCTTGTTAAATTATCTGTTGTTGAAGTGCGGGGTCAGGTATTCTTTGCTGTTAATAAATCACTAAAAGTAGTTTTATACACATCTTTAgcctacaaagaaacaagaagtTTTGCCTTTGTTGGGTGTTTCTTGtgcatttaaaatattgtccACGAAAGACCCTAAATTTCCAATTCAgtacaataaaacaaaagacgGCCATCCTCACCCACCACCCACCACCCACCACCCACCACCCGCTCGACCCCCAACCcacctaaaaagaaaagaaaaaggagaaagaaagagaaaacgAGGAGAAACGTGTCTAAGAGttgcttttagtttttagttttatgcaAGGGTTGAATCGAACTCAAGTTGGCTTATTGCATATTATATCATCAATTAACCAAGAGAAAACGCCTGCATGTTGTATGTATTGGACCAAAGATTTACCATTCAAGTGTATTGAATTACTAGATTCATATGCAGGTTACTAACGATCAAAGCACGAGAGGGGAGATAACAAGTAGTACGAGCAGGAGAATCACACAAGTGGGAGAAGGCACTGTAATAGGAGGAGAAGTCTCTCAAGAAACCAAGTTAGATCTTCATCCTTGTAGTTATTTCAGGCTTGCTAAATCAGCTTTTCTCAGATGCCTGGGGTTGGACTCTTCAACTGACAACTCAATCTCAGATGAAAGACAAAGAAATGAATCAAGAAAATCCAAAGAAAGTTGATGTATGTGTCACTTTACCCATTAAATAAAACTGTATGcattatatttgttaggtAGTTGTGTCCTTATATTGTATACATCTTTAAAAGCACTATGATTTTCATACCGCATGAGatatcaaaattgattaattcaTCCAAATACGTATGATATCTTCATTTCaagttttatttcttaaacttAAACAATTAGGGGGTAGTAATCAACTTTCACATTCATCAAATAACTCCAACCAttctttttccatatttaTCGAGAAACTCCATCCTTCTCCTTATccctactttttttttacgttCGTTAaacaacttcattttcttttttcctctacTTTTTACATCTATCAAGAAACTCTATActccaaacacaaatttactAACTCTTGATTTATAACCGACCCTTCAAGTTTTTTCTGTAAGCCCAATTCTATTACATGCAAGAATGCAAAACCAggatataaaatttgtaaaatttacaGCTCTTCAATCTGATATTGTAGTTTTATGCAAATTATTTGATGGAAGGAATGGTGTATGgttattttgtcatattttgtCCATTTTGTTGGCATGCAGTGTTATGTACTTTAGTCATTAGggaaataaattaatcaaactgGTTTGTTCTATTTGATGTgtcaaacttttattaattatttttcttattatacgttgaaaaaattgtgttaaatgatttaaaatgttttaaaatataagaaaataacacaatttatttattagactATGATGGACTACTATCTCTACCtattgatacaaacacaaataGTTGTAGTCTATCTTGATTTATCACCGTCCATTATAGATatactattatatttttgttcattttgctatatttggaAATAATCCTAAAAATGAGGTCtaaggaaaattttgttttcttttcttgtataGTAATGATAATtgttaatttatgaaataatctAAATCCATAAGAGGCTAA
Coding sequences:
- the LOC101209555 gene encoding uncharacterized protein LOC101209555 gives rise to the protein MFNFEDELIIQPGISWLIWIQLLVILLIFFLCCLTIFAFDFSKSNTTDFNSTAAIASSSSPTRFLSHSTHSGKNILPNPNIRIGPNPPRNAQVTNDQSTRGEITSSTSRRITQVGEGTVIGGEVSQETKLDLHPCSYFRLAKSAFLRCLGLDSSTDNSISDERQRNESRKSKES